From the genome of Maribacter algicola, one region includes:
- a CDS encoding ThuA domain-containing protein: MRPLVYTLVLLLLVLKAYSQDLKPFELNQEWTNSIVSQLPNDYPKLKVKRKVLIFSLFTGFDHWTLPHTKTVVEGIALKSENFEIITSNDVEMFNKENIHQFDAIVLNNNCSERDHRNLFFDVFRKERNPDEAWAKAESYENNLLEYIEQGNGLMVLHGGITMLNKSSKFSELVGGSFDYHPKQQMVEVKLTDSSHPLLKGFKGEGFKHIDEPYFFNNAYFDYDFRPLLYMEADYIEGKNKDVDEDRSYLAWIKKYGKGRVFYSAPSHNPQSYENPAMLSFLLHGLLYATGDLDCDDTPLKS, translated from the coding sequence ATGAGACCTTTAGTTTATACCCTTGTGCTACTTTTATTGGTTTTAAAAGCCTACTCACAAGATTTAAAACCCTTTGAACTGAACCAAGAATGGACTAATTCAATTGTTTCCCAATTGCCCAATGATTATCCAAAATTGAAAGTAAAAAGAAAGGTATTGATTTTTAGCCTTTTTACCGGGTTTGACCACTGGACGTTACCACATACAAAGACTGTAGTTGAAGGGATAGCTCTAAAAAGTGAGAACTTCGAAATAATTACTTCGAATGATGTGGAAATGTTCAATAAAGAAAATATCCATCAATTTGATGCCATAGTGCTTAATAACAATTGCTCAGAAAGGGATCATAGAAATCTTTTTTTTGATGTTTTTAGAAAAGAACGAAATCCAGATGAAGCTTGGGCTAAAGCTGAAAGCTATGAAAATAACCTCCTGGAGTATATTGAGCAAGGAAACGGGTTGATGGTACTTCATGGGGGTATCACCATGCTAAATAAATCAAGTAAATTCAGTGAATTGGTGGGAGGTAGTTTCGACTATCATCCAAAACAGCAAATGGTCGAAGTAAAACTGACGGATAGCTCACATCCACTTCTTAAAGGTTTTAAAGGCGAAGGTTTTAAGCATATTGATGAACCCTATTTCTTTAACAATGCCTATTTTGACTATGATTTCAGACCCTTACTCTATATGGAAGCGGACTACATCGAAGGAAAAAACAAAGACGTTGATGAAGACCGAAGTTACTTGGCATGGATCAAAAAATATGGAAAGGGAAGGGTCTTTTATTCCGCACCGTCCCACAATCCCCAGAGTTATGAAAACCCAGCCATGCTGTCATTTCTGCTTCATGGTTTGCTTTATGCTACAGGAGATTTAGATTGTGATGATACGCCGTTAAAATCGTAA
- the trhA gene encoding PAQR family membrane homeostasis protein TrhA has protein sequence MNWRSLVRTGNQNVEEHLNSWSHFIGVIGAFIGLYVLWQFNSHKSIYSEFSILVYGISLILLFTSSTLYHAVNHPVWKKRFRILDHINIYYLIAGTYTPVALIGLVPGNGWSIFYVVWIIATLGTVLKLFFTGRFEFISLFLYLAMGWLIVFDFNNLLQTTTELGLILLFLGGLFYTLGIIFYAIEKIPFNHFIWHLFVLGGAVCHWFFIYLDVI, from the coding sequence ATGAATTGGCGTAGTCTAGTCAGGACAGGGAATCAAAATGTAGAGGAACATTTAAATTCATGGTCTCACTTTATTGGAGTAATAGGAGCTTTTATTGGTCTTTATGTGCTATGGCAGTTCAATAGTCATAAATCGATTTATTCAGAATTTAGCATTCTAGTTTATGGCATAAGTCTTATTCTGCTTTTTACCAGTTCCACATTATACCATGCGGTGAATCATCCTGTTTGGAAAAAAAGATTTCGGATTCTGGACCATATCAATATTTACTATTTAATTGCCGGTACCTATACGCCTGTTGCCTTAATCGGCCTTGTTCCAGGAAATGGGTGGTCCATATTTTATGTGGTTTGGATTATAGCAACCCTTGGCACGGTCCTAAAATTATTTTTTACAGGTCGTTTTGAGTTCATTTCCTTATTTCTCTATCTTGCCATGGGTTGGTTAATTGTTTTTGACTTTAACAATTTGTTGCAAACGACCACCGAACTTGGATTAATTCTTTTGTTTTTAGGAGGTTTGTTTTACACCTTGGGTATTATTTTCTATGCTATCGAAAAAATCCCCTTTAATCATTTTATATGGCACTTATTCGTATTGGGCGGTGCAGTCTGCCATTGGTTTTTTATTTATCTGGATGTTATTTAG